One segment of Agromyces albus DNA contains the following:
- the rpsB gene encoding 30S ribosomal protein S2: MAVVTIRQLLDSGVHFGHQTRRWNPKMKRFIFTERSGIYIIDLQQSLGYIDKAYDFVKDTVAHGGTILFVGTKKQAQESIAEQATRVGQPFVNQRWLGGLLTNFTTVSKRLARMKELEELDFEGTTSGFTKKELLIKKRELDKLHKSLGGIRNLSKTPSALWVVDTKKEHLAIDEAKKLGIPVIGILDTNCDPDEVQYPIPGNDDAIRSVSLLTRIIADAAAEGLIERHQKPEAEGNVSAVEPLAEWEAELLQAQTPEQSSPETAKVDAATAEAEEVSEVVEAVSAEATDEAATESAADVEAAAPEAAEAEVAAPEAAEAEVVEAEAPEAAEAEAAAPEAAEAAAESK; the protein is encoded by the coding sequence GCGGCGTTCACTTCGGGCACCAGACCCGCCGTTGGAACCCGAAGATGAAGCGATTCATCTTCACCGAGCGTTCCGGCATCTACATCATCGACCTGCAGCAGTCGCTCGGCTACATCGACAAGGCCTACGACTTCGTCAAAGACACGGTCGCCCACGGCGGCACGATCCTCTTCGTCGGCACCAAGAAGCAGGCCCAGGAGTCCATCGCCGAGCAGGCGACGCGCGTCGGCCAGCCCTTCGTCAACCAGCGTTGGCTCGGCGGTCTCCTCACGAACTTCACCACGGTCTCCAAGCGCCTTGCGCGCATGAAGGAGCTCGAGGAGCTCGACTTCGAAGGCACCACGAGCGGGTTCACCAAAAAGGAACTCCTCATCAAGAAGCGCGAGCTCGACAAGCTGCACAAGTCGCTCGGCGGCATCCGCAACCTGTCGAAGACGCCGTCGGCCCTCTGGGTGGTCGACACCAAGAAGGAGCACCTCGCGATCGACGAGGCCAAGAAGCTCGGCATCCCCGTCATCGGCATCCTCGACACGAACTGCGACCCCGACGAGGTGCAGTACCCGATCCCGGGCAACGACGACGCGATCCGTTCCGTGAGCCTGCTCACCCGCATCATCGCCGACGCTGCGGCGGAGGGCCTCATCGAGCGTCACCAGAAGCCCGAGGCCGAGGGCAACGTCTCGGCCGTCGAGCCGCTCGCCGAGTGGGAGGCGGAGCTCCTCCAGGCTCAGACCCCCGAGCAGTCCTCGCCCGAGACCGCCAAGGTCGACGCCGCGACCGCTGAGGCCGAAGAGGTCTCCGAGGTCGTCGAGGCTGTTTCCGCTGAAGCCACCGACGAGGCCGCGACCGAGTCGGCCGCCGACGTCGAAGCTGCTGCACCTGAGGCCGCCGAGGCCGAGGTCGCCGCACCTGAGGCCGCCGAGGCCGAGGTCGTCGAGGCTGAGGCACCCGAGGCCGCCGAGGCCGAGGCCGCTGCACCCGAGGCCGCTGAGGCCGCCGCCGAGTCCAAGTAA